aaaagtatttttgaagTGAGTAAATTTTTACTTTCACTAAAAAGTTAAAAGTAGgattatttaacttttattttagcTGACAATCTTCAAAATTTACTTGTTTATTTTGGACTTCTAATACTTTTATACGATGGAAAAAGTCTATTTCACCATGAACTTTACGTATCATGCATTTTTCTTCAAAGACTTTGTAATAGTGCATATTtcataatgaaataaataatttttttaaactatttaaattCTCAAAATTgtgcttatatatatacattggaTGTCAAATGTTAATCAACCGTTCATTTATCAAAGCAACATCGTTTTAGATAActtctataaaattaaaaaaattatcacttATGTGACTCAAACTAGTGCACTGAAACACAAGTAAGAAACATCTTAACCGTTGTACCAAAATAACTTTCTTGTATTAATGATGTAAAGTGGCATTAAGATAAATATacgtttttatcaaataaatgtaatcaaactttttgttttagtttgacCAAATAAATCTGGAattatttcttatttaaatttatgaatcctttttataaatttaaattaattattataatttatatatttatttaaaattacgTCATTATGATAAATTATTGGCTGGCTAATAACATTTTCGACGGTCAATATATACAAGTAAGATTTTAAGAGTTCACCTAacttctttttgaatttttatttagtttattataaaatatgcaTTATTGCAAAGTTTATGAAAGAAAAGACacaatgaataaaatttatgtgGAAATATTCATTTTCTCCTTCATATGGTTTATCTGAAATCTACGTTAGATTCCTTTCAGATATCCGGATCATTTGTATGCACACATTATATTTcagtttctttttaattaaaaaagtcAATTTATTTCTTCATAAAAACAGGTAAAATGTTTTAAACATACGCTGTCTCATAAGAGTCACAAGTCtaataagaaaataacaaactaaaaaaaaaaaaaaagttgccgTGGAATGACAAATGCCACCAAATCAAGAACGAGTGTGGATAAAACGTGTTCTCCACCCTCCAATCAAAATCTCTCCATTTCCACTTTAAGATTTCCATCCAATCAGAACCTCCAATTTCAACCCAACTTGTACCAAACCGGTTTGACCCGACCCAAACTCACCTTTTCAATCATATTCCCAACGATCTCCTTCTCCCCACATCGCACCCCATCCCTCTCTGCTTGCTCGATTCCTGATCTGGGAGAAGCGATATGGCTGTCTCGAGTGCCTTCGTTGCTTGCCCAAAGCTCGAGACTGTACTCAACCACCATAAGCTCGAGACTCCTTTTGGTCTCATTGGTGTTCGTGCTCTTCCGAGTAACAACAACAGAAGCAGACGTGGTCTGATCCAGAGAGCTCGTTGCGAGCTTTCTGCTTCTGAATCCGCACCTAATGCCGCAAACATCTCAGCTCTCGAACAACTCAAGAACTCTGCAGCTGACAGTAAGACGTTTATGTTTTGGTCTGAAAACGACCGTTCATCGGTTTTGTCATTAAGTTTCTTGTTCTAAgtctctgtttttttgtttattaggaTATACAAAGGAAAGGAGCAGTATTGTGGTGATTGGACTAAGCATTCACACAGCTCCCGTTGAGATGCGTGAGAAGCTCGCTATCCCTGAAGCTGAGTGGCCACGAGCTATTGCTGAACTGTGCGGTTTGAACCATATCGAAGAGGCTGCTGTACTCAGTACCTGTAACCGTATGGAGATTTATGTTTTGGCTCTGTCTCAGCACCGTGGAGTCAAAGAAGTCACTGAATGGATGTCAAAGGTGTGCCTCTTTTTACTCCCCTACCGCTTTATATGGCACATTGGAGTTGTCTTTGTTAACCGAACACAAATAAGAATTGAAGTTATATGGTACGTGCAGAACAATTGCGGTCCAGTTCTAATTGTAACAAAATCGTATAGATATATATACTAGTAAAACTCCGAATGTTTACAAACCGCACCAGTTAGtagtaaaaaaatatctacATATACTGtatctatatgtttttgttactattacGACGGCACCATCCCGCATGTTGCCATTCAGACCCAAGAGTGGTGCGGTGTTATCATTTGGAGCCATATATTATCTTAGCTGTGTTACGATCAGTATCAAGTGTTGATAAATGCTGTGTCTTTTTTCAGACAAGTGGAATACCTGTTTCGGAGATTTGTCAGCACCGTTTCCTGCTCTACAACAAGGACGCGACGCAGCATATATTCGAAGTCTCAGCTGGTCTTGACTCTCTCGTCCTAGGAGAAGGTCAGATCCTTGCGCAGGTGAAACAAGTTGTTAAAGTCGGCCAAGGAGTGAACGGCTTCGGGAGGAACATCAGCGGGCTGTTCAAACACGCCATAACCGTCGGGAAGCGTGTCAGAACGGAGACAAACATCGCCGCTGGAGCTGTGTCCGTTAGCTCAGCAGCTGTCGAGCTTGCTCTGATGAAGCTTCCGGAATCTTCGCACGCCTCCGCTAGGATGCTGATCATCGGTGCGGGGAAGATGGGGAAGCTTGTGATAAAGCATTTGGTAGCGAAAGGGTGCACGAGAATGGTGG
The nucleotide sequence above comes from Brassica napus cultivar Da-Ae chromosome A9, Da-Ae, whole genome shotgun sequence. Encoded proteins:
- the LOC106447361 gene encoding glutamyl-tRNA reductase 1, chloroplastic-like codes for the protein MAVSSAFVACPKLETVLNHHKLETPFGLIGVRALPSNNNRSRRGLIQRARCELSASESAPNAANISALEQLKNSAADRYTKERSSIVVIGLSIHTAPVEMREKLAIPEAEWPRAIAELCGLNHIEEAAVLSTCNRMEIYVLALSQHRGVKEVTEWMSKTSGIPVSEICQHRFLLYNKDATQHIFEVSAGLDSLVLGEGQILAQVKQVVKVGQGVNGFGRNISGLFKHAITVGKRVRTETNIAAGAVSVSSAAVELALMKLPESSHASARMLIIGAGKMGKLVIKHLVAKGCTRMVVVNRSEERVIAIREEIPGVEVVYRPLDEMLASAAEADVVFTSTASETPLFLKEDVETLPPACPEIGGVRLFVDISVPRNVGSCVNEVETARVYNVDDLKEVVAANKEDRLRKAMEAQTIIAEESNQFEAWRDSLETVPTIKKLRAYAERIRMAELEKCMSKMGDDINKKTTRAVDDLSRGIVNRFLHGPMQHLRCDGSDSRTLSETLENMHALNRMYGLEKDILEEKLKAMTSGQQK